A window from Pedobacter africanus encodes these proteins:
- the radC gene encoding RadC family protein, with the protein MKVYQEKLGIKLWAEADRPREKLLLNGRRHLTDAELIAVLIGSGNKNETAVDLSKRILASCKNDLDALGKLSVKDLSRFRGIGEAKAISIVAALELGRRRKETAGEEAMKITTSMDVYKMLLPVFADLNHEEFWILMLNQAHYVIGKQLVSKGGMAGTVADPKIIFKTALEHNAAYIILVHNHPSGNLKPSAEDLSITKKLVAAGEMLDLYVLDHLIVTNKLFFSFGDEGLI; encoded by the coding sequence ATGAAGGTTTACCAGGAAAAATTGGGCATTAAGCTATGGGCTGAGGCCGACAGGCCCCGAGAAAAACTTTTGCTTAACGGAAGGAGGCACCTTACAGATGCTGAACTGATCGCTGTCCTGATAGGTTCGGGAAATAAGAACGAAACCGCTGTAGACTTGAGTAAGCGTATACTCGCTTCCTGTAAGAATGATCTGGATGCACTGGGTAAGTTATCAGTAAAAGACCTCTCCAGGTTCAGAGGGATAGGCGAAGCAAAGGCAATCAGTATTGTGGCAGCCCTCGAACTGGGCAGGCGCAGAAAGGAAACAGCTGGCGAAGAGGCCATGAAAATTACCACATCAATGGATGTCTATAAAATGCTGCTCCCTGTTTTTGCAGACCTGAATCACGAAGAGTTCTGGATCCTGATGCTAAACCAGGCCCATTATGTAATCGGCAAACAGCTGGTCAGCAAAGGGGGGATGGCAGGCACAGTAGCCGATCCAAAGATCATTTTTAAAACCGCATTGGAGCATAATGCTGCATATATTATCCTGGTCCATAACCACCCCTCTGGAAATCTGAAGCCAAGTGCTGAGGATTTGAGCATAACCAAAAAACTGGTTGCAGCTGGGGAAATGCTCGATTTATATGTGCTGGATCATCTTA
- the rpsT gene encoding 30S ribosomal protein S20, with protein MANHKSSLKRIRANAAKRLRNRYQAKTTRTFIKRLRAAEDKKTGLELLPKVVSMLDRLAKKNVIHKNKAANNKSKLTKFVNGLK; from the coding sequence ATGGCAAATCATAAGTCTTCACTAAAGAGAATCAGAGCAAACGCTGCTAAACGTTTACGTAACAGGTACCAGGCAAAAACAACGCGTACGTTTATCAAAAGATTGCGTGCTGCAGAAGATAAAAAAACTGGATTGGAATTACTTCCTAAAGTAGTTTCTATGCTGGATCGTTTGGCCAAAAAGAATGTTATACACAAAAACAAAGCGGCTAACAATAAATCTAAGCTGACTAAATTTGTGAATGGCTTAAAATAA
- a CDS encoding VOC family protein → MVKRIVANIHTEDINRAEAFYKTVLGLEILMDHGWIATYGIENQKMNTQISFASEGGSGTPTPDLSIEVDDFEETLNRTKAAGFLIEYGPAVEPWGVKRFYTRDPFGKLLNILCHI, encoded by the coding sequence ATGGTTAAACGGATTGTTGCAAATATTCATACTGAGGACATTAACAGGGCCGAAGCCTTTTACAAAACTGTACTGGGCCTGGAAATCCTGATGGATCATGGCTGGATTGCCACTTATGGAATTGAAAATCAAAAAATGAATACCCAGATCAGTTTTGCTTCAGAAGGTGGTTCCGGGACACCAACCCCGGACCTGTCAATTGAAGTGGACGATTTTGAAGAAACATTAAACCGCACAAAAGCGGCCGGATTTCTAATTGAATATGGCCCGGCAGTTGAACCATGGGGTGTAAAAAGATTTTATACCCGGGACCCATTTGGCAAGCTGCTGAACATCCTCTGCCATATTTAG
- a CDS encoding GIN domain-containing protein has protein sequence MKTLTKTLFATVLAVVLLASSSVKALAVNTIQLAVPATGFNKIWVSGNVKVFLTQSDKEGVFVEEDFNPAFTSVMGKGNTLYINSTEIGCVVIRVSVKDLQRIEAAGNAQVVTSNKFDVKCLQVILSQSASAKVNAIAGSLYTNVREDARLKMSGVTDQHTAVATNAKNVQLDGLLSLSTKRPQADMELGLVAAQLTAIK, from the coding sequence ATGAAAACCCTTACAAAAACATTATTTGCAACAGTACTGGCAGTAGTACTTTTAGCATCATCATCAGTTAAAGCCCTGGCAGTAAATACAATTCAGTTAGCGGTGCCAGCTACAGGATTCAATAAAATATGGGTTAGCGGAAACGTTAAGGTCTTCTTAACCCAGAGCGATAAAGAAGGCGTGTTTGTGGAGGAGGATTTTAATCCTGCTTTCACATCGGTGATGGGAAAAGGCAATACCTTATATATTAACTCCACAGAAATAGGTTGTGTGGTCATCCGGGTCTCTGTAAAAGATCTGCAAAGAATAGAAGCAGCCGGGAATGCCCAGGTGGTAACCAGCAACAAATTTGACGTGAAGTGCCTCCAGGTGATTTTGAGCCAGAGTGCTTCTGCAAAAGTAAATGCCATTGCGGGTAGTTTGTATACCAATGTACGTGAAGATGCCCGTTTGAAAATGAGCGGGGTAACCGATCAGCATACTGCTGTTGCGACGAATGCAAAAAATGTGCAACTGGATGGGCTTTTAAGTCTAAGCACCAAACGGCCACAGGCAGACATGGAGCTGGGACTGGTTGCAGCACAGCTTACAGCAATAAAATAA
- a CDS encoding superoxide dismutase produces METNTRRDFIKNTLTASLAVAMASPLAAVAGTENADAVALKFTQLPLKFPYNAFEPNIDALTMEIHYTKHHTAYIKNVNDAIAAESITYATEKDFFNNASRLSAKARNNGGGAWNHNFFFETLKPGTSAGPQGKLKAAIERTFGSLDKFKEQFSAAAAARFGSGWAWLVNDNGTLKISSTANQDNPLFDNAEVKGTPLLGLDVWEHAYYLKYQNKRADYIANWWNVVDWDVVGRRFK; encoded by the coding sequence ATGGAAACAAACACCCGCAGAGATTTTATTAAAAATACATTAACCGCATCACTGGCTGTAGCTATGGCCTCGCCACTGGCTGCTGTTGCCGGCACAGAAAACGCAGATGCTGTGGCCTTAAAGTTTACTCAGCTGCCCTTAAAATTTCCTTACAATGCATTTGAGCCTAATATAGATGCGCTGACTATGGAAATTCATTATACCAAACACCATACCGCGTACATCAAGAATGTAAACGATGCTATCGCTGCCGAAAGTATAACTTATGCTACAGAAAAGGATTTTTTTAACAATGCTTCCAGGCTTTCGGCCAAGGCCCGTAACAATGGGGGCGGTGCATGGAACCATAACTTCTTTTTTGAAACCTTGAAGCCGGGAACTTCAGCCGGTCCTCAGGGCAAGCTAAAAGCTGCAATTGAGCGGACCTTTGGCTCTTTGGATAAGTTTAAAGAGCAATTTTCTGCTGCGGCTGCAGCGCGGTTCGGTTCGGGCTGGGCATGGCTGGTAAATGACAATGGTACCTTAAAGATCAGTTCTACCGCCAATCAGGACAATCCTTTATTTGACAATGCCGAAGTAAAAGGTACACCATTGCTTGGATTGGATGTATGGGAGCATGCCTACTACTTAAAATACCAGAATAAACGTGCAGATTATATTGCCAACTGGTGGAATGTGGTAGACTGGGACGTTGTTGGCAGAAGATTTAAGTAG
- the purN gene encoding phosphoribosylglycinamide formyltransferase, producing the protein MKKRIAIFASGSGSNAQKLMEHFKRSTEVEIALVLTNNPDAYVLQRADNFEIPSHIFDKKEFYHSDSIIDMLKNLEIDLIVLAGFLWLIPKKLIAEYPGRIINIHPAILPKFGGKGMYGDHVHLAVMEAKEPEGGITIHYVNENYDEGEYIYQARYRIDKSDNLEMIKFKGQQLEHLHYPRVVESIIKKIKK; encoded by the coding sequence ATGAAGAAACGCATTGCCATATTTGCATCAGGATCAGGATCAAACGCCCAGAAATTAATGGAGCATTTTAAAAGAAGTACCGAAGTAGAGATTGCTTTGGTATTGACGAATAACCCTGATGCATATGTTCTACAACGTGCAGACAATTTTGAAATTCCCTCCCACATTTTTGACAAAAAGGAATTCTACCATAGCGACAGCATTATTGACATGCTCAAGAACCTGGAAATTGACCTGATTGTACTGGCAGGCTTCTTATGGCTTATCCCTAAAAAACTCATCGCCGAATATCCGGGCCGTATTATCAATATCCACCCCGCAATTTTGCCTAAATTTGGTGGCAAAGGCATGTATGGCGACCATGTACACCTGGCCGTGATGGAAGCAAAAGAACCTGAAGGCGGCATTACGATTCACTATGTAAATGAAAACTACGATGAGGGTGAATACATTTACCAGGCCAGGTACCGCATCGATAAGTCGGACAACCTGGAGATGATCAAATTTAAAGGTCAGCAACTGGAACACCTGCACTATCCGCGTGTTGTGGAAAGCATCATAAAAAAAATTAAAAAATAA
- a CDS encoding SO2930 family diheme c-type cytochrome — protein sequence MRNTFILGFIFLFSVSLSLISGGGCKNKSNTAVQHNVFEFKEQLSDYGFFKGPLKLLQPVEGLLPYDISTPLFTDYALKDRFIVLPKGAVMRYKDDGLPDFPDSTIIIKNFAYTNVKHEKIMIETRLLVKDPASKSWRVMNYLWKKEQTDAIRHITGAKIPVTLLDNEGNKLFTNYQVPNTNDCKRCHIKDDQLIPIGPKIRNLNITLAGHQLNQLSSWAAKGVLKGLPDTGLAQLPNWADAKRFSLEQRARAYLDVNCAHCHTRGGDAYNTGLFLEYEQNNPNHLGIRKVPVSAGGGAGGLDYDIIPGDAAHSILAYRMNSTEPGTAMPELARTLPHREGIQLIRDWINSMPR from the coding sequence ATGCGCAATACTTTCATTTTAGGATTTATCTTTCTTTTCAGCGTTTCGCTGTCGTTAATTAGTGGCGGGGGCTGCAAAAATAAAAGCAATACTGCTGTTCAGCACAATGTCTTTGAATTTAAAGAGCAGCTATCCGACTATGGTTTCTTTAAGGGACCGCTTAAATTGCTTCAGCCTGTGGAGGGGCTTTTGCCTTATGACATCAGTACTCCGCTGTTTACAGACTATGCGCTTAAAGACCGCTTTATTGTATTGCCCAAAGGGGCAGTGATGCGCTATAAAGATGACGGACTGCCCGATTTCCCTGACTCGACCATCATCATCAAAAATTTCGCCTACACCAATGTAAAACATGAAAAGATCATGATTGAGACCCGGCTCCTGGTTAAAGATCCGGCAAGTAAAAGCTGGAGAGTGATGAATTACCTCTGGAAAAAGGAGCAGACAGATGCAATAAGGCACATTACAGGGGCCAAAATTCCCGTCACCCTCCTGGATAATGAAGGGAATAAGCTGTTCACCAATTATCAGGTACCCAATACCAATGATTGCAAGCGCTGCCATATCAAAGATGACCAGCTGATCCCCATAGGGCCAAAAATCAGGAACCTGAACATAACGCTTGCAGGGCACCAGCTGAACCAGCTTAGCTCCTGGGCTGCGAAAGGTGTATTAAAAGGCTTGCCAGATACCGGCTTGGCACAATTGCCGAACTGGGCGGATGCGAAACGCTTTAGCCTGGAACAGCGTGCAAGGGCTTATCTGGACGTAAATTGTGCGCATTGCCATACCCGCGGAGGGGATGCCTACAACACCGGGTTGTTCCTGGAATATGAACAAAACAATCCAAATCATCTGGGGATAAGAAAGGTGCCGGTTTCTGCCGGTGGGGGCGCTGGGGGCTTAGACTATGATATTATTCCGGGCGATGCAGCACATTCTATCCTGGCCTACCGGATGAACAGTACTGAGCCCGGAACGGCTATGCCTGAACTGGCCAGGACTCTGCCCCATAGAGAAGGTATTCAGCTGATCCGGGACTGGATTAACAGCATGCCCAGGTAA